One Paraburkholderia agricolaris DNA segment encodes these proteins:
- the bcsD gene encoding cellulose biosynthesis protein BcsD has protein sequence MVPILDYLLERQISPQWRGMLSALATEFEAQIGRDELRQLMYRVGSRFAAAHQLPACGSTAELAHALNLLWQDMDWGYVELSDEAESLRIVHYCAPLQAFGNPALAWTPAFLEGVYQTWLSALGAQGLSVVQTSEFGADTAIEFRLGRHPA, from the coding sequence ATGGTCCCAATTCTCGATTACCTGCTGGAACGTCAGATCTCGCCGCAATGGCGCGGCATGCTGAGCGCCTTGGCAACGGAGTTCGAAGCGCAGATCGGCCGCGACGAACTGCGCCAACTGATGTACCGCGTCGGCTCCCGGTTTGCCGCGGCGCATCAATTACCCGCTTGCGGGTCCACGGCGGAACTCGCTCATGCGTTGAATCTGCTCTGGCAGGACATGGATTGGGGCTACGTCGAACTGTCCGACGAAGCTGAATCTTTGCGCATCGTGCATTACTGTGCGCCGCTGCAGGCGTTCGGCAATCCGGCGCTCGCATGGACCCCCGCATTTCTCGAAGGCGTTTATCAGACCTGGTTGAGCGCATTGGGCGCGCAAGGTTTGTCGGTCGTGCAAACGAGCGAGTTCGGCGCGGACACCGCGATCGAGTTTCGGCTGGGGCGGCATCCGGCTTGA
- the bcsQ gene encoding cellulose biosynthesis protein BcsQ, translated as MKVIAVVSAKGGVGKTTLAANLASVLAAGGRRVIALDLDPQNALRLHFGVPLDSIDGLSRATLTGDPWQTVMFDGVDGVTVLPYGALIEDDRRRFEAYIDQEPGWLAQSLQALRLDPSDIVIIDTPPGSSAYVRNALCAATFALNVVLADAASYAAIPLMERLIDTYAAPRPEFGGVGYVINQIDQSRQLTKDVLKVLRQMLGDRLFPGVIHLDEGVSEALACDTTLIHYDPLSQAAADFRSCGNWLMTAVDAIAVSPGNVA; from the coding sequence ATGAAAGTCATTGCGGTCGTGTCCGCCAAAGGCGGGGTCGGTAAAACCACCCTCGCCGCCAATCTCGCCTCCGTGCTGGCCGCCGGCGGCCGGCGCGTGATCGCGCTCGACCTCGATCCGCAGAACGCGCTGCGCCTGCATTTCGGCGTGCCGCTCGACAGCATCGACGGTTTGTCGCGCGCCACGTTGACAGGCGATCCATGGCAAACGGTGATGTTCGACGGCGTAGATGGCGTGACGGTGCTGCCCTACGGCGCGCTGATCGAAGACGACCGCCGCCGCTTCGAAGCCTATATCGACCAGGAGCCGGGCTGGCTCGCGCAGTCGCTGCAAGCGCTGCGGCTCGACCCGTCCGACATCGTCATCATCGATACGCCGCCGGGTTCGTCCGCGTACGTGCGTAATGCGTTGTGCGCGGCCACCTTCGCGCTGAACGTGGTGCTCGCCGACGCGGCTTCGTATGCGGCCATTCCGTTAATGGAACGGCTGATCGACACCTACGCGGCACCGCGCCCCGAGTTCGGCGGCGTGGGCTACGTGATCAACCAGATCGACCAGTCGCGCCAGTTGACCAAAGACGTCCTCAAGGTCCTGCGCCAGATGCTCGGCGACAGGCTCTTTCCGGGCGTGATCCATCTGGACGAAGGCGTGAGCGAAGCGCTCGCGTGCGACACCACGCTGATTCACTACGATCCACTCAGCCAGGCGGCCGCGGATTTTCGTTCGTGCGGCAACTGGCTCATGACGGCGGTCGATGCGATCGCCGTCTCGCCGGGGAACGTCGCATGA
- a CDS encoding bifunctional diguanylate cyclase/phosphodiesterase: MLSTSTKQLSDSGLRDRFHRRSLEHQRPLSTVTMAFTVIAFLCLVGARNMVAGPATPLPYRLACALVLALLVMAIPRAGSTWMFGAIGVAYSLVLVAGLALNVSGVEHPLLWILPAMVVIPICAAPLWLTPLHFFIGSAVFYGTAFALLFGGPRTHDVDVVVWMWIVAIGAPTSIVFHFGFYRFRRNHFLLESQLAQLAATDPLTGLQNRRAFVKQAERRLETRTADARISAIFLDIDNFKSLNDRFGHAIGDHALYQVAQVLMEETSADDSVSRIGGEEFAVLLRDGLAGALALAERLRGAIAAIERPDGFLTASFGVAEHRGGESIMVLLDRADEALLRAKHSGRNRVCAERALPFEALQMLSGAAHGEGGAATLRHRWDDYYLTSHFQPLYSLSHQKQVGFEALLRGEQDDGTLVPPIVLFAPKPSSDEGELDRASHAVHLANARKLLPGDAWLFLNILPATFIAEGYADQLALIVRAVGFEPERVILEILESHGGSVDDMSRAAALYREHGFLIAVDDFGAGQSNLDRLLRIRPDIVKLDGELIRATSHGTEQPILPKLVSLLHQAGMLVVVEGVETTEELILAVESNVDFAQGYLLGRPAAELAPPESVHRQIDDAFDVIAQGRAHQYALFESEVEPYRGALKLAADALLLGVPMEEAFASLATFERCISGFILDDSGRQIGNEVRGPAWSSDGASLHPVANPQDARWDHRPYFRNAVLLPGVAVASNPYLSLASGRPCVAVTLAVQFAGGRCVVGVELDWSVVGLPWPAGD, encoded by the coding sequence ATGCTTTCCACTTCAACGAAGCAACTGTCCGATTCCGGTTTGCGCGATCGTTTTCATCGGCGGTCCCTGGAGCACCAGCGTCCACTTTCGACCGTGACGATGGCGTTTACCGTGATCGCGTTCCTGTGTCTCGTGGGGGCGCGCAACATGGTTGCCGGGCCGGCGACGCCGCTTCCCTACCGGCTTGCCTGCGCGCTGGTGCTGGCACTGCTGGTGATGGCGATTCCACGTGCGGGCTCGACGTGGATGTTCGGCGCAATCGGCGTCGCGTACTCGCTGGTGCTGGTGGCCGGTCTTGCGCTGAACGTCTCGGGTGTCGAGCATCCGTTGCTGTGGATCCTGCCGGCCATGGTGGTGATCCCGATCTGCGCGGCGCCGCTATGGCTTACGCCGCTGCATTTTTTCATCGGCAGCGCGGTTTTCTATGGGACGGCGTTTGCGTTGCTGTTTGGCGGGCCGCGCACGCATGACGTCGACGTTGTCGTGTGGATGTGGATCGTAGCGATCGGCGCCCCCACTTCCATTGTGTTTCACTTCGGCTTTTATCGATTCCGGCGCAATCACTTTCTGCTCGAGAGCCAACTGGCGCAGCTTGCTGCCACCGATCCGCTGACCGGGCTGCAAAACCGCCGCGCGTTCGTCAAGCAGGCCGAGCGCCGCCTTGAAACCCGGACCGCGGATGCACGGATCAGCGCGATTTTTCTCGACATCGACAATTTCAAATCGCTGAACGACCGCTTCGGCCACGCGATCGGCGACCACGCGCTGTATCAGGTTGCCCAGGTGCTGATGGAGGAGACCTCCGCGGACGACAGCGTGAGCCGGATCGGCGGCGAGGAGTTTGCCGTGCTGCTGCGCGACGGGCTGGCCGGTGCCCTGGCGCTGGCCGAGCGCCTGCGCGGCGCGATTGCCGCCATCGAGCGGCCGGACGGCTTTCTGACCGCGAGCTTCGGTGTGGCCGAGCACCGGGGCGGCGAAAGCATCATGGTGCTGCTCGACCGCGCCGACGAAGCTTTGCTGCGCGCCAAGCATTCGGGCAGAAACCGCGTGTGCGCTGAACGCGCGCTACCGTTCGAGGCGCTGCAAATGCTTTCCGGTGCCGCACACGGGGAGGGTGGCGCGGCCACGTTGCGGCATCGCTGGGACGACTACTACCTGACCTCGCACTTCCAGCCGCTCTACAGTTTGTCGCATCAGAAGCAGGTGGGGTTCGAAGCTTTGCTGCGCGGCGAGCAGGATGACGGCACGCTGGTGCCGCCCATTGTTCTGTTCGCGCCGAAGCCGTCCAGCGACGAAGGCGAACTCGATCGCGCGAGTCATGCCGTGCATCTGGCCAATGCGCGCAAGTTGCTGCCCGGCGACGCGTGGCTGTTCCTCAATATTTTGCCGGCCACGTTTATTGCCGAAGGCTATGCCGATCAGCTCGCCCTGATTGTGCGAGCGGTGGGGTTCGAGCCGGAGCGGGTGATTCTGGAGATTCTCGAATCGCATGGCGGGAGCGTCGACGACATGTCGCGCGCGGCGGCTTTATATCGTGAGCACGGCTTCCTGATTGCCGTCGACGATTTCGGCGCGGGTCAATCGAACCTTGACCGGCTGTTGCGGATCCGGCCGGATATTGTGAAGCTTGACGGTGAGTTGATTCGCGCGACCAGCCACGGCACCGAGCAGCCGATTTTGCCGAAGCTGGTTTCGCTGTTGCATCAGGCGGGGATGCTGGTTGTCGTGGAGGGTGTGGAGACCACGGAGGAGTTGATCCTGGCGGTCGAGTCGAATGTGGATTTCGCGCAGGGGTATCTGCTTGGGCGGCCGGCGGCGGAGCTTGCGCCGCCGGAGTCGGTGCATAGGCAGATCGATGACGCGTTCGATGTGATTGCCCAGGGGCGTGCGCATCAGTATGCGTTGTTCGAGTCGGAGGTCGAACCTTACCGGGGTGCGTTGAAGCTGGCTGCCGATGCTTTGCTGCTGGGTGTTCCGATGGAGGAGGCGTTTGCTTCGCTGGCGACGTTCGAGCGCTGTATCAGCGGGTTTATTCTCGACGATTCCGGACGGCAGATCGGGAATGAGGTGCGGGGGCCGGCATGGAGTAGCGATGGCGCTTCGCTGCATCCTGTGGCGAATCCGCAGGATGCCAGATGGGATCATCGGCCGTATTTTCGTAATGCGGTTTTGCTGCCAGGCGTGGCCGTGGCTAGTAATCCTTATCTTTCTTTGGCCAGCGGGCGGCCTTGTGTTGCGGTTACTTTGGCTGTGCAGTTTGCTGGGGGACGGTGTGTTGTTGGGGTGGAGCTGGATTGGTCAGTGGTGGGGTTGCCTTGGCCGGCGGGGGATTGA
- a CDS encoding GGDEF domain-containing protein produces MFNPLTILVVTVLSSAMAMAVLGSLWRAAIPGVGYWISANAVAIAALLAFALQGHGPHWLTIVAANELLAISLLLVVEGCYRFLGRRTRPWACYAGVLAVLIGITYWTFVSPDFSARVTVVSAYHAGLYAMLAVMMLRYRPSNRPRYCYYFLAVASVLLCAGHLSRGVMYSFGMLLQTSLLQVTPGNVVFLAIGILAPPCLSIGVVMLAHDRLAERLERLANVDDLTGALSRRAFLAIGEALPGATPRTGSPVAMAIIDIDSFKAVNDHYGHAAGDQVLSHFAAFVSANLRGGDVFGRLGGEEFGVLCPATTSAEAVRLMDRLRARLASAAPGELPRGLKYTFSVGVDQHRPGESLAQLMARADGALYAAKASGRNRVMAA; encoded by the coding sequence ATGTTCAATCCACTCACTATTCTGGTTGTCACGGTTTTGTCGAGCGCCATGGCGATGGCCGTGCTCGGCTCACTATGGCGCGCGGCGATACCTGGCGTCGGCTACTGGATCTCGGCCAATGCGGTCGCGATCGCGGCGCTCCTTGCTTTTGCGTTGCAAGGACACGGCCCGCACTGGCTGACTATCGTGGCGGCCAACGAACTGCTGGCTATCTCGCTGCTGCTGGTGGTGGAAGGCTGCTATCGCTTTCTGGGCCGCCGCACGCGGCCATGGGCGTGCTACGCCGGCGTGCTTGCCGTGTTGATCGGCATAACTTACTGGACCTTTGTCTCGCCCGATTTCAGCGCCCGCGTGACCGTGGTATCGGCGTATCACGCGGGCCTCTACGCGATGCTCGCCGTCATGATGCTGCGCTACCGTCCGTCGAACCGGCCACGCTATTGCTACTACTTCCTCGCGGTAGCGTCGGTACTCTTATGCGCGGGGCATCTCTCGCGTGGTGTCATGTACAGCTTCGGCATGCTGCTGCAGACCAGCTTGCTGCAGGTGACGCCAGGCAATGTGGTATTTCTCGCCATCGGTATCCTCGCGCCGCCGTGCCTTTCGATTGGGGTTGTGATGCTGGCGCACGATCGTCTCGCCGAGCGGCTCGAGCGGCTTGCCAATGTCGACGATCTGACTGGCGCGCTATCGCGGCGCGCCTTTCTGGCGATCGGCGAGGCGCTGCCGGGGGCGACGCCGCGCACCGGCTCGCCGGTGGCGATGGCCATTATCGACATCGATTCGTTTAAAGCGGTCAACGACCACTATGGCCACGCTGCCGGCGACCAGGTGTTGAGCCATTTCGCCGCGTTCGTCAGCGCCAATCTGCGGGGCGGTGATGTGTTCGGGCGGCTGGGCGGGGAAGAGTTTGGCGTGCTGTGCCCGGCAACCACCAGCGCCGAGGCAGTGCGTTTAATGGATCGTCTGCGGGCGCGGCTAGCGTCGGCCGCGCCGGGGGAGTTGCCGCGTGGACTGAAATATACCTTCAGCGTCGGCGTGGATCAGCACCGGCCCGGCGAATCGCTTGCCCAGCTGATGGCGCGTGCCGACGGCGCGTTGTATGCCGCCAAGGCCTCGGGACGCAACCGGGTGATGGCCGCATAG
- a CDS encoding IS110 family transposase — protein MNQSSSVYIGIDVSGTALDIAIHDTTEHFRVDNEPVAIEQLVQRLIALSPTLIVMEATGKLELAVLRALCEAGLPAVAVNPRQVRDFARATGSRAKTDRIDAFAIAHFAAVLKPVVRPLTDVQTEQLQALLLRRAQLIDMLVAEKARLERAHAAARDSLNEHIKWLKQQIKLADNDIDSFLRSSPAWRQKEDLLRSVPGIGPGAAATLIAFMPQLGSLNRREIAALTGVAPFNSDSGRHIGKRRIQGGRAVVRRALYMACVPALRFNPTIRAFYDRLRKAGKPFKVAITACIRKLVVTLNAMVRNATPWSSPIN, from the coding sequence ATGAATCAATCTTCTTCCGTTTATATCGGCATCGACGTCAGCGGCACCGCGCTCGATATTGCCATTCACGACACCACCGAACATTTCCGTGTCGACAATGAGCCGGTCGCTATCGAACAGCTGGTGCAACGTCTGATCGCGTTGAGCCCCACACTGATCGTCATGGAGGCCACCGGCAAGCTTGAACTCGCTGTGCTCAGGGCCCTCTGCGAGGCCGGCTTGCCCGCCGTCGCGGTCAATCCCCGGCAGGTACGCGACTTCGCCCGCGCAACCGGCTCGCGTGCCAAAACCGACCGCATCGACGCCTTCGCCATCGCCCATTTCGCCGCGGTCCTCAAGCCCGTCGTGCGCCCGCTCACCGATGTGCAGACCGAGCAGTTGCAGGCCCTGCTGCTGCGCCGTGCCCAGCTCATCGATATGCTCGTGGCCGAGAAAGCACGGCTTGAGCGCGCCCATGCCGCTGCACGGGACAGTCTGAACGAGCACATCAAATGGCTCAAGCAGCAGATCAAGCTCGCTGACAACGACATCGATTCATTCCTGCGCTCCTCGCCCGCGTGGCGTCAGAAGGAAGACCTGCTGCGCTCCGTGCCAGGCATCGGTCCCGGCGCCGCCGCGACGCTGATCGCCTTTATGCCGCAACTTGGCTCGCTGAACCGCCGGGAGATCGCTGCGCTCACCGGCGTCGCTCCCTTCAATAGCGACAGCGGCAGGCACATCGGCAAACGCCGCATTCAGGGTGGGCGCGCCGTCGTGCGGCGAGCGCTCTATATGGCCTGCGTGCCGGCGCTGCGTTTTAACCCGACCATCCGGGCTTTCTATGACCGGCTGCGCAAGGCCGGCAAACCGTTCAAGGTTGCTATCACGGCCTGTATCCGCAAGCTCGTCGTCACGCTCAATGCGATGGTCCGTAACGCCACGCCCTGGAGTTCGCCGATTAACTGA
- the hpaI gene encoding 4-hydroxy-2-oxoheptanedioate aldolase: protein MSLPQNTFKRALAEGKPQFGLWAALADAYVTELLATAGFDWLLIDNEHAPNDVRSTLAQLQAVAAYASHPVVRPVRSDSALIKQLLDIGAQTLLLPMIDTAEQAADAVAATRYPPQGIRGVGSALARASRWNRISDYLNTAADELCVLVQVETVQGLENLSAIAAVDGVDGVFFGPADLSASMGLLGKPGDARVREAICSGIGKVRDAGKAAGVLAPDAGIAAEYLAAGASFVAVGTDTGLLSRAAADLAASYKKTAGMGVGVKGGY from the coding sequence ATGTCACTACCGCAAAACACATTCAAGCGTGCGCTGGCTGAGGGCAAGCCGCAATTCGGTTTATGGGCGGCCCTGGCCGACGCGTACGTCACCGAGTTGCTGGCCACTGCCGGCTTCGACTGGTTGTTGATCGACAACGAGCATGCACCGAACGACGTCCGCAGCACGCTGGCGCAATTGCAGGCGGTGGCTGCCTATGCATCGCATCCGGTGGTGCGGCCGGTACGAAGCGACAGTGCATTGATCAAGCAGTTGCTCGATATTGGCGCGCAGACGTTGTTGCTGCCGATGATCGATACGGCTGAGCAAGCCGCGGATGCTGTTGCGGCGACGCGCTATCCGCCACAGGGTATTCGTGGCGTGGGGAGCGCGTTGGCGCGGGCCTCGCGGTGGAACCGGATCTCAGACTATCTGAACACCGCGGCGGATGAGTTGTGTGTGCTGGTGCAGGTGGAGACCGTGCAGGGGCTGGAGAATCTTTCGGCGATTGCGGCGGTGGACGGTGTTGACGGTGTGTTTTTCGGTCCGGCGGACTTGAGTGCTTCGATGGGGTTGCTGGGTAAGCCTGGGGATGCACGCGTACGCGAGGCGATTTGCAGCGGTATCGGGAAGGTTCGGGATGCAGGTAAAGCGGCGGGTGTGCTGGCGCCTGATGCGGGGATTGCCGCTGAGTATCTCGCGGCGGGCGCGAGTTTTGTTGCGGTGGGGACGGATACGGGTTTGTTAAGTCGGGCGGCGGCTGATCTGGCCGCTTCGTATAAGAAAACTGCTGGGATGGGGGTGGGTGTTAAAGGAGGGTATTAG
- the hpaH gene encoding 2-oxo-hept-4-ene-1,7-dioate hydratase, with product MLDEQTIRELALQLDNAEKTRTQLRHFSAQYPGMTVQDGYAIQREWVKLKLAAGHVIKGRKIGLTSRAMQRSSQIDEPDYAPLLDSMFIEAGQDIRADRFIAPRVEVELAFVLSKPLKGPGVTLFDVLDATAYVTPAVEIIDARIEQFDRETKAPRKVYDTISDFAANAGIVLGGRPVRPLDVDLRWVGALLYKNGAVEESGLAAAVLNHPATGVAWLANKIAPYDEVLNANDVILSGSFTSPIPARAGDTFHVDYGPLGGIGLNFI from the coding sequence ATGCTAGACGAACAGACTATCCGCGAGCTTGCGTTGCAACTCGATAACGCCGAGAAGACCCGCACCCAACTGCGCCACTTCTCCGCCCAGTATCCCGGGATGACCGTCCAGGACGGTTATGCGATTCAACGCGAGTGGGTGAAACTCAAACTCGCTGCGGGGCACGTGATCAAGGGCCGCAAGATCGGCCTGACCTCACGCGCGATGCAGCGTTCGTCACAGATCGACGAACCCGATTACGCGCCGCTGCTCGACAGCATGTTCATTGAAGCCGGCCAGGACATCCGCGCCGACCGCTTCATTGCCCCACGCGTGGAAGTCGAACTGGCCTTCGTGCTGAGCAAACCCTTGAAGGGCCCAGGCGTTACGCTATTCGACGTGCTGGACGCCACCGCCTACGTGACACCTGCGGTGGAAATTATCGACGCGCGCATCGAACAGTTCGACCGCGAGACGAAGGCGCCGCGCAAGGTCTACGACACCATTTCCGATTTCGCGGCGAATGCCGGCATCGTCCTGGGCGGCCGACCGGTGCGCCCGCTGGACGTCGACCTTCGCTGGGTTGGTGCCTTGCTCTACAAGAACGGCGCGGTGGAAGAAAGCGGACTTGCTGCGGCCGTGCTGAATCACCCTGCCACGGGCGTCGCATGGCTCGCGAACAAGATCGCGCCTTACGATGAAGTGCTGAATGCGAACGACGTGATTCTGAGCGGCTCGTTCACAAGCCCGATCCCCGCGCGAGCGGGCGACACGTTCCATGTCGACTATGGTCCGCTGGGCGGTATTGGTTTGAATTTCATTTGA
- the bcsA gene encoding UDP-forming cellulose synthase catalytic subunit — MSTPSSQGLEGAEPSRLERFADARFWNSRIVTGLVTLFALVMLYFVFTVPLAFYEQLTFATCCFLTALWFRRMPGRYATMVMIMLSVVTSGRYMYWRLTSTTYWEHPLDAAWGLLLVSAEVYSTIVLLLGYFQTAWPLKRTPMPLPASRDQWPSVDVFIPTYNEPLSVVKPTIYAALALDYPAEKISIHVLDDGRRPEFKAFCEEVGVNWTIRTHNRHAKAGNINEALKITQGEYLAIFDCDHIPTRSFLQIGLGWFLRDKLLSMLQTPHHFFSADPFERNLGTFRKVPNEGELFYGLVQDGNDLWNATFFCGSCALLRRSMVEEIGGIAVETVTEDAHTALKLHRLGYTTAYLAIPQAAGLATESLSGHIGQRIRWARGMTQIFRIDNPLTGKGLKIGQRLCYLNAMMHFFYGIPRLVFLTAPLSYLFFGAHVIEAAASTIAIYALPHMMHASITNSRMQRSFRHSFWAEVYESVLASYITAPTLLALINPKLGKFNVTAKGGQIEKNYFDWAISRPYLFLLLLNLIGFVVGIVHIYLNWHIRSVVNTTILNLGWTTYNMLILGASVAAASERRQIRAVHRVAMQMPVMLKFSTGRTLACETIDYSEGGVGVALPGKIEVPIHERVTVSLFRGDEEYTFPATVGFTEPGRVGLRFATLTREQEYEFVKTTFARADAWTGWAEGRQQDTPLRGLSHVLSVGARGIVGLFEHLYADLRSSMKSRPVDVKKLKTKD; from the coding sequence ATGAGCACGCCTTCTTCGCAGGGCCTCGAGGGCGCCGAGCCGTCGCGGCTCGAACGCTTCGCCGACGCCCGGTTCTGGAACAGCCGGATCGTGACCGGTCTGGTCACACTGTTCGCGCTGGTGATGCTGTACTTCGTGTTCACGGTGCCGCTCGCGTTTTACGAGCAACTGACTTTCGCGACCTGCTGCTTCCTCACCGCGCTGTGGTTCCGCCGTATGCCCGGCCGTTACGCGACGATGGTGATGATCATGCTCTCGGTGGTCACCTCGGGCCGCTATATGTACTGGCGGCTCACGTCGACAACCTACTGGGAACATCCGCTCGACGCCGCGTGGGGTCTGTTGCTGGTCTCGGCCGAGGTCTATTCGACCATCGTGCTGCTGCTCGGCTATTTTCAGACTGCGTGGCCGCTCAAGCGCACGCCGATGCCGCTGCCCGCTTCACGCGACCAGTGGCCGAGCGTCGACGTGTTCATCCCGACTTACAACGAGCCGCTCTCGGTGGTGAAACCGACCATCTACGCCGCGCTCGCGCTCGACTATCCGGCCGAGAAAATCTCGATCCATGTGCTCGACGACGGCCGCCGTCCCGAGTTCAAGGCGTTCTGCGAGGAAGTCGGCGTCAACTGGACCATCCGCACGCACAACCGCCACGCGAAGGCCGGCAACATCAATGAAGCGTTGAAGATCACCCAGGGCGAATACCTCGCGATCTTCGACTGCGATCACATTCCGACCCGCTCGTTCCTGCAGATCGGCCTCGGCTGGTTCCTGCGCGACAAGCTGCTGTCGATGCTGCAAACGCCGCACCACTTCTTCTCCGCCGATCCGTTCGAACGCAATCTCGGCACCTTCCGCAAGGTGCCGAACGAAGGCGAACTGTTTTACGGCCTCGTGCAGGACGGCAACGATCTGTGGAACGCCACCTTCTTCTGCGGCTCGTGCGCGCTGCTGCGCCGGAGCATGGTCGAAGAGATCGGCGGCATCGCCGTGGAAACGGTCACCGAAGACGCGCACACCGCGTTGAAGCTGCACCGCCTCGGCTACACCACCGCCTATCTGGCGATTCCGCAGGCAGCAGGCCTCGCCACCGAAAGCCTCTCCGGCCACATCGGCCAGCGGATTCGCTGGGCGCGCGGCATGACGCAGATTTTCCGGATCGACAATCCGCTGACCGGCAAGGGTCTGAAAATCGGCCAGCGGCTCTGTTATCTGAACGCGATGATGCACTTCTTCTACGGCATCCCGCGCCTGGTGTTCCTCACCGCGCCGCTGTCGTATCTGTTCTTCGGCGCGCATGTGATCGAAGCCGCCGCCAGCACGATCGCGATCTACGCGCTGCCGCACATGATGCACGCGAGCATCACCAACTCGCGGATGCAGCGCTCGTTCCGCCATTCGTTCTGGGCCGAAGTGTACGAATCGGTGCTGGCCTCCTACATCACCGCGCCCACGCTGCTCGCACTGATCAACCCGAAGCTCGGCAAGTTCAACGTGACAGCCAAGGGCGGCCAGATCGAGAAGAACTACTTCGACTGGGCGATCTCGCGGCCGTATCTGTTCCTGCTGTTGCTGAACCTGATCGGCTTCGTGGTCGGCATCGTGCATATCTATCTGAACTGGCACATCCGCAGCGTGGTGAACACGACCATCCTGAACCTCGGCTGGACCACCTACAACATGCTGATTCTCGGCGCGAGCGTGGCCGCGGCGAGCGAGCGCCGGCAGATTCGCGCGGTGCACCGCGTGGCGATGCAAATGCCCGTGATGCTGAAATTCTCGACCGGCCGCACGCTGGCCTGCGAAACCATCGACTACTCGGAAGGCGGGGTCGGCGTGGCGCTGCCCGGCAAAATCGAGGTGCCGATCCACGAGCGCGTGACCGTGTCGCTGTTTCGCGGCGACGAGGAATACACCTTCCCCGCCACGGTCGGCTTCACCGAGCCGGGCCGCGTGGGCCTGCGCTTCGCGACGCTGACGCGCGAGCAGGAGTACGAGTTCGTGAAGACCACCTTCGCGCGCGCCGACGCGTGGACCGGCTGGGCCGAAGGGCGTCAGCAGGACACGCCGCTGCGCGGTCTGTCGCATGTGCTGTCGGTCGGCGCGCGCGGCATCGTGGGTCTTTTCGAGCATCTTTATGCCGACCTTCGAAGCTCGATGAAAAGCCGTCCGGTGGACGTCAAGAAGCTAAAAACCAAAGACTGA
- the bcsP gene encoding cellulose biosynthesis protein BcsP: MSSSSDIEKLFDHFGGDANAYQEIGRENEARSARTRWPLLVTLDLTQPTIPAIRQRREADSETLAQEAARKAAEEAAAAAAADRQDDVPKDAASVTRAKAPLFTRSHRRDIPPVVVAAKSAAPSGASRFGALETNDGTTASPAAETAPAAPTAPTVPTAPVAPAVTRTDAATPLARQAAPAVAPPPLSIPPVATAPARAAVPPASIAPLGQFRTPALPVTQAMASMPLNPTAPRAPAPAWAQAPAAWAQAPAQAHTPAPAHAYPTAPAAPTPPASILGKLFATQAAPAPQQPTAGNPGESAPLQSVFDRLRGTAAQTAPAPAGTSRAATPGASNSWLVNGPRRS, translated from the coding sequence ATGAGTTCATCGAGCGACATCGAGAAACTGTTCGATCATTTTGGGGGCGACGCCAACGCATACCAGGAAATCGGCCGTGAGAACGAGGCGCGTTCGGCGCGCACGCGTTGGCCGTTGCTGGTGACGCTGGATCTGACGCAGCCCACGATCCCGGCGATCCGGCAACGCCGCGAGGCGGATAGCGAGACGTTGGCACAAGAAGCGGCCCGGAAGGCGGCCGAGGAAGCGGCAGCGGCAGCGGCTGCCGATCGTCAGGACGACGTGCCCAAAGACGCCGCCTCGGTCACGCGGGCGAAGGCGCCGCTGTTTACACGATCACACCGGCGGGACATCCCGCCTGTCGTCGTTGCCGCCAAATCTGCCGCGCCGAGCGGCGCATCGCGTTTCGGCGCGCTCGAAACGAACGACGGCACCACGGCGTCACCCGCCGCGGAAACAGCACCGGCCGCACCAACAGCACCAACAGTGCCGACAGCACCGGTCGCACCGGCCGTGACACGGACCGACGCGGCGACGCCCTTGGCGAGGCAGGCCGCGCCAGCCGTCGCCCCACCACCGCTATCGATACCGCCGGTTGCCACGGCACCGGCTCGCGCAGCCGTGCCGCCTGCCAGTATTGCGCCGTTAGGCCAGTTCCGCACACCGGCGCTGCCTGTCACGCAAGCTATGGCGAGCATGCCACTCAACCCGACGGCGCCCCGTGCCCCCGCACCCGCCTGGGCGCAAGCACCCGCAGCATGGGCGCAGGCGCCCGCTCAAGCGCACACTCCGGCCCCCGCTCACGCCTACCCAACCGCGCCGGCGGCGCCCACGCCACCCGCGTCGATCCTCGGCAAACTGTTCGCCACTCAAGCCGCACCCGCGCCGCAGCAACCCACAGCCGGCAATCCGGGCGAATCCGCGCCGCTGCAATCGGTCTTCGACCGTCTGCGCGGCACCGCCGCTCAAACAGCGCCGGCGCCGGCCGGCACATCGCGCGCGGCTACGCCCGGCGCCTCCAACTCGTGGCTGGTCAACGGCCCTCGTCGCTCATGA